The DNA sequence CCGCTGCCACACCCCGCTGCACCCCCCGCTGCACACACCCCGCTGCACACCCCGGCTGCACAACCCCGCTGCACAACGCCCCGCTGCAGCACCCCCGCTGCACACCCCGCTGCACCCCCCCGCTGCACAACCCGCTGCACACCCCCGCTGCAACAACCCCGCTGCACCCCGCTGCACCACCACGCTGCACACCCCCGTGCGCACCACCACTGCACACCCGCTGCACAACCCCGCTGCACACCCCCCGCTGCACACAACCCCGCTGCACCACCCCCGCTGCACACCCCCGCGCACACCCGCTGCACACCACACTGCACACCACGCTGCACACACCCCGGTGCACACCACACTGGCAACACCCCACGCTGCACACCTCGACTGCACAACCCCGCTGCACACCACGCTGCACACCACGACTGCACACCACACTGCACACCTACGCTGCACAACCCCGCTGCACACCCCCGCTGCACAACATCGCTGCACACACCTCCGCTGCACACCCACGCTCACCACCTCGCTGCACACCTCGCCTGCACAACCCCGCTTGCACACCACGCTGCACACCACGTGCACACCACACTGCACACCACGCTGCACACCACCACTGCACACCTCGCTGCACAACCCCGCTGCACACCCCCGCTGCACACCACGCTGCACACCCCCGCTGCAACACCACGCTGCACACCCCGCTGCACACCCCCGCTGCACACCCCCGCTGCACCCCCCCGCTGCACACCCCCGCTGCACAACCCGCTGCACACCCCCGCTGCACAACCCCGCTGCACACCCCGCTGCACACCCCGTGCACACCCGCTGCACACCCCGCTCACACACCCCCGCTGGCACAAACCCGCGCCAACCCCCGCTGCACACCACGCTTGCACAACCCCCGCTGCACACCACACTGCACACCCCGCTGCACAACCCCGCTGCACAACCCGCTGCACAACCCGCCTGCACACCACGCTGCACACCAGTGAGCTACACTAATGGGGACAGGAGGGGGCAGTGATTGTGTGAAAGACTTCAAATTCAATATGCAAATCATCCACGCAACATTGAAGCTTTTCTCCACTACACCATAGATCATGTTCAAAACTCATCCACGGAGGGCTGATTGTCTGCGGgtttttcgctcctcccttgtacttgattgttgaattaaggtcactgattagaaggaactctcctcacctgatTGTTGGGTCTTAAACGAAAGAATAAACAAagacctgcagacactcggcccttcCATTGGAATGAGTTGACTCCCCTGCCCTAAatgatagacagacacacagacacacagagagacagacagagagacgacatacatacagacaggcacagacagacagacagagacagagagacgacagacatacatacagacagagatagagaagacagagagaccagaaagagagacagacatacatacagacagagacagacagaccatacagacaccagagagacagacagagagacagacagacaggacagacaagagacagacagagacagacagagacagacagacagagagacagacagagagacagacagagagacagacatacatacagacagagacagacagaccagacagacagacagagagacagacagaacagatagacagagacagacagagaagcagacagagagacagacagacagagacaagacagacagacagacagaacagacagacagacagacagaagacaacagacagacagacagacagacagacagacagacagacagacagacagagagacagacagagagacagacatagagacagacacacagagagacagacaagagacagacagagacagacagagagacagacagacagatagagagacagacagacagatgagacagacagagagacagacgagagaagacgaggacacagatagagagagagagagacagaggacagacagacgagacagacagagagacagacgagacagagacagacagagagacagacagagagacagacagagagacagacagagacagacaacagaggagacagacgaaggagacaggacagagacaggacacacagagagacagacatagagacagacagagacagacagagagacagacagacagatagagagacagagacagacagatgagacaggacagagagacagacagagagaccagtgACTTTCTATCTCTCCTGCCTTCTATGatactatatatattttctcCTTTAGTTAAaggacctccctctctcctggtgACAGGGTCACTTTCCTAATCTTGGCCCAGTCTGTGCATTTGATAAAATGTGCACTCTCAAACCTGCCTAGAGAACAGCGTCTTAAACGCAATTACACTCCTCAATAACATCCGCTCATTGGACTAGTGTTAGATAAACAGGTATGCATATGATAACTAGTGTTAGATAACAGGTATGCATACACAGGGGGAATCCAAGACACAATGGCTGAAGTGCTGCTCTGCCACCAGTGAGGTGAACTCAATAGAAAAGAGCTCAATTCATTTAACCAAGGTTCGTTAAACCCGCACGGTGGCTTCTCCCTGCTTCCCTTGTCTCatttgttgtgtgttggtgtgtggtggtgtgtgtgtgtgttgtgtgtgtgtgtgtgtgtgtgtgtgtgtgtgtgtgtgtgtgtgtgtgtgtgtgtggggtgtgtggtgtgtggtgtggggggggggggggggtgaatttgCACCCACCTGTATAGGACTGTATGTTAAACCTGTTTTGACTTCTACACATCTGTGAGGCACAGCGTTCACAAATCCTATATAACTAAACCATCCGTCCCTGGTCCTTCACATCAGACTGCTTCACACCTGAGAGGCCCCATTTGTATGGTCTGGTTCACACACAGACCGTTTCTAAACCACTGCACATCTTCTCCAACAACTGAGCATCTTTCCTTAAAGCTTTTGGGACATTTCAACAAAAGTTTGAGTTCCTTGCAtggatctcaagttaggatttgggCCCAATATAGTAGTGTGTAAGTACCTTATTACAGCCAGAGTATCTGTGAAAGTACATTCCCTCCAGCCTGTCTGAGAGTGTTTGGGCAAAGGGGTGTTGAAGCACGAGCGTCTTTACACAGGAATCATCAAAGCCTGTATCTCCTGCCCACACGGCAGCCCAGTGTGCGACCCCGATCTCTCCCTGAGTGCAACGAGGCTCCCGGCTCTTTTGGTTCCTGGCCAGTGGTGCCTCCTAAAGCAGCGTTCTGCGGTGACTACATTACCATTTATTGAGCAGACGGCCTGATTCGGTGGGACTCCTAGCATTTAACCATTACCCACAGATCCAGCTGGAGACGAACCCAGTTTAAAAGCTTCTCTCTGGGTGGAATACTGGAAAGAGTcccttaacttcttcttaataaggggcgctgttttcactttgggaagaaatcgtgcccaaattaaacggcctcgtactttgttctagatcatacaatatgcatattattattactattggatagaaaacactctgaagtttctaaccAGTTTATTCACGTTTATtgtgaattttggaatttttcgttccatgcgccaagattCTTGACATGTgtgctccacatggctagccaaagttgctaattcgacagaagaaatggacattctaaaacaaaacaacgatttattgtggaactaggactctgtgcactacattctgatggaagatcatcaaagtaagaaatattatgatgttatttcgtatttttgtggttatATATTGGcgccaacaaggcggagaattggtgGGCGCTGGTCTCACaagtattgcatgctgtactttgtactaaagttattttttaaatctaacacagcggttgcattaaagaaccagtgtatctttcaatttgctgtacaacatgtatttttagtcaagtttatgatgagttttggTTAATTACGTGACGTCAAAATTTCTCCGGCAATTTCGTGCATTATGGCGCTGGTTACAAAGTAAAAACCAGGATTTCAGCTTAAAATGCcacattttgaacaaaacataaatatattgtataacatgatgttataagactgttatctgatgaagttgttcaaaggttagtgattattatctctatttgtgggttttgtgaagatACCTTTGCGGTGAACATgcgttgtgtttttggctattgtggtgagctaatataaatatatattgtgttttcgcttgtaaaacacttaaaaatcggaaatattgctggattacaagatgtttatctttcatttgctgtacaacatgtattttcataaatgttttatgatgagtatttatgtatttcacgttgctctctgtaattattcaggctgttttggtgctatttgtgacggtggctgcaatgtaaactaccgatttatacctataaatatgcacatttcgaacaaacataaatgtattgtataaacatgatgttataagacctgtcatctgatgaagttgttcaaagtgtagtgattaattttatctctatttgtgggttttgtgaaagctacctttgcggtgggaAACATGGGGAAAACATGgcgtgtgtgtttggctattgtggtgagctaatataaatatatattgtgttttcgcttggTAAAACACCgataaaaaatcggaaatgatggctggattcacaagatgtttatctttcatttgctgtattggacttgtgatttcatgaaattatattatatgatatccctgtggcgctaggctaggctatgctagtcagcttttttgatgaggatgatcccggatccgggatggggggtCCGTAGATTAAGGGACTAGYACACAGAGCCCTGCAGCTATACAGACACAACTGCACATCTTTGAGCACTAAACCAAAGTACCCTATCACTCCAGCCACTTGATCCATTCTCAATTAACACAAGCTCTTTAAACACAAAACATCTCCAAAACCTTTAATAATACCAGTGATGTGGACGGACAAAAGGGTTTTTAACAAGAGGTTTGTAAATAGAGAGAAATGTCTATTTTACCATGTGACTTAACTGAATTGTTTCCAGATGAAACCAAGCGAAGCCACCAGGTGAGTTTGAAGGAATGCATTAAGTCTCATTTACACATGGCCATAGGCATATACTATGCTAGGAAATAAAAGGAGGAGGGTAAGCTGTTCCTAGATCTGTGGCTAAGGATAAGTTGTAGCTGGAGGGGCTGTTCCATGCGGGTCCTGTGTCAGCTGTACATGTGTCTGTTCACAGTCTCTCTCAGACAGATTTCTCCAGCCGCCGCTGATACTGATCAAGGTGTCTAACGCCGCCATTACTCAAAATGACTTGTCAAGTGTGACACCAGAGTAGCTGAATAAAACCCTCTGTGTGTTTACTCTGGTAAACAGTAGCCTGATTTCCTCTGACAGCCCTTACACAACAACAAAGCCAGTCGCCAGTAAATAAGAAAGGCCTGTTTCGTGTGAGTACAAGGCAAAGGCTTGTTCAACTATGTCATGACAttgccctgttgggtgaggtttatgacccccataaatacctttKccccttttctctccactctacagaatggactcttggaaagccctgtgttaccacagagaaagtatggtaacatcaaaaggttggggaatGGAGCAATATTTCCATTTTGTCACcagagccccatatactaccaaccactgcgacctgtacgctctcgttggctggccctcgcttcatactcgtcgccaaaccctacattactcatctcatatgtatatactgtactctataccatctactgcatcttgccatcttgatgtaatgtatcactagccactttaaacaatgccactttttataatgtttacataccctacattactcatctcatatgtatatactgtactctgtactctataccatctactgcatcttgccatcttgatgtaatgtatcactagccactttaaacaatgccactttatataatgtttacataccctacattactcatctcatatgtatatactgtactctataccatccactgcatcttgcctatgccgttctataccatcactcattcttatatattttttatgtacatattcttattcattcctttacacttgtgaaattgttaagttagattactcgttggatattactgcattgtcggaactagaagcacaagcatttccctacactcgcattaacatctgctaaccatgtgtatgtgacaaataaaatttgatttgatttgatctgcaagtctctgctaggtaaagccccgccttatctcagctcactggtcaccatagcagcacccacccgtagcacgcgctSCAGcagatatatctcactggtcacccccaaagccaattcttcctttggccgcctNNNNNNNNNNNNNNNNNNNNNNNNNNNNNNNNNNNNNNNNNNNNNNNNNNNNNNNNNNNNNNNNNNNNNNNNNNNNNNNNNNNNNNNNNNNNNNNNNNNNNNNNNNNNNNNNNNNNNNNNNNNNNNNNNNNNNNNNNNNNNNNNNNNNNNNNNNNNNNNNNNNNNNNNNNNNNNNNNNNNNNNNNNNNNNNNNNNNNNNNNNNNNNNNNNNNNNNNNNNNNNNNNNNNNNNNNNNNNNNNNNNNNNNNNNNNNNNNNNNNNNNNNNNNNNNNNNNNNNNNNNNNNNNNNNNNNNNNNNNNNNNNNNNNNNNNNNNNNNNNNNNNNNNNNNNNNNNNNNNNNNNNNNNNNNNNNNNNNNNNNNNNNNNNNNNNNNNNNNNNNNNNNNNNNNNNNNNNNNNNNNNNNNNNNNNNNNNNNNNNNNNNNNNNNNNNNNNNNNNNNNNNNNNNNNNNNNNNNNNNNNNNNNNNNNNNNNNNNNNNNNNNNNNNNNNNNNNNNNNNNNNNNNNNNNNNNNNNNNNNNNNNNNNNNNNNNNNNNNNNNNNNNNNNNNNNNNNNNNNNNNNNNNNNNNNNNNNNNNNNNNNNNNNNNNNNNNNNNNNNNNNNNNNNNNNNNNNNNNNNNNNNNNNNNNNNNNNNNNNNNNNNNNNNNNNNNNNNNNNNNNNNNNNNNNNNNNNNNNNNNNNNNNNNNNNNNNNNNNNNNNNNNNNNNNNNNNNNNNNNNNNNNNNNNNNNNNNNNNNNNNNNNNNNNNNNNNNNNNNNNNNNNNNNNNNNNNNNNNNNNNNNNNNNNNNNNNNNNNNNNNNNNNNNNNNNNNNNNNNNNNNNNNNNNNNNNNNNNNNNNNNNNNNNNNNNNNNNNNNNNNNNNNNNNNNNNNNNNNNNNNNNNNNNNNNNNNNNNNNNNNNNNNNNNNNNNNNNNNNNNNNNNNNNNNNNNNNNNNNNNNNNNNNNNNNNNNNNNNNNNNNNNNNNNNNNNNNNNNNNNNNNNNNNNNNNNNNNNNNNNNNNNNNNNNNNNNNNNNNNNNNNNNNNNNNNNNNNNNNNNNNNNNNNNNNNNNNNNNNNNNNNNNNNNNNNNNNNNNNNNNNNNNNNNNNNNNNNNNNNNNNNNNNNNNNNNNNNNNNNNNNNNNNNNAGACTAGCCAGAATACAGCACGAGCTGATTATGGCAACTTATGAACTTTGAActattattcactaaagaaggagtgatacatcctagacgtcgAGTTATCAGCTGCAGATGTAAACGTACGTGTCCTAGGAAASGACAGACAATCTCCTAAGAACGACAGAATACATTAACGTATCCGCTGTACAAAACAACGACCAGAAAMATTATTCAAAGGACAATGGCAATCTCTGCTGGGCAAACTAGTCTTCCATCTTTGACCCATCTATCGAagagcagctcagagtaaatatatatcttgcattttccttttccgaatggaCAGTTATTAGAATGCATAATATTCTGTACTTACGGTAGCATAGCATctcaaggtccgatagagacccaatctcTTTTTCCCTCAGTCTttccgctctttcattcaaacccaacctctttactttgtgtaaccagccatcaTATGGAGCTTTtcatgacatcaaatcaaatcaaagtttacttgTCACTTGcgctgaataaaacaggtgtagaacttacagtgagatgcttacttacaggctctaaccaacagtgcaaaaaaggtgttaggtgtacaataggtaggtaaagaaataaaacaacagtaaaaagactaaATACAGCAGTGAGGCAACYtacagacaccggttagtcaggctgattgaggtagtatgtatatggttaaagtgactatgcatatatgatgaacagagagtagcagtagcgtaaaagagtggttggcgggtggtgggtgggacacaacgcagatagcccggttagccaatgtgcggaagcactggttggtcggcaacaattgaggtagtatgtacatgaatgtatagttaaagtgactatgcatatatgataaacagagagtagcagcagcgtaaaagaggggttgggggagcacacaatgcaaatagtccgggtagccatttgattacctgttcaggagt is a window from the Salvelinus sp. IW2-2015 unplaced genomic scaffold, ASM291031v2 Un_scaffold5121, whole genome shotgun sequence genome containing:
- the LOC112077985 gene encoding uncharacterized protein; amino-acid sequence: PPLHTPLHPPAAQPAAHPRCNNPAAPRCTTTLHTPVRTTTAHPLHNPAAHPPLHTTPLHHPRCTPPRTPAAHHTAHHAAHTPVHTTLATPHAAHLDCTTPLHTTLHTTTAHHTAHLRCTTPLHTPAAQHRCTHLRCTPTLTTSLHTSPAQPRLHTTLHTTCTPHCTPRCTPPLHTSLHNPAAHPRCTPRCTPPLQHHAAHPAAHPRCTPPLHPPAAHPRCTTRCTPPLHNPAAHPAAHPVHTRCTPRSHTPAGTNPRQPPLHTTLAQPPLHTTLHTPLHNPAAQPAAQPACTPRCTPVSYTNGDRRGQ